A single region of the Sciurus carolinensis chromosome 16, mSciCar1.2, whole genome shotgun sequence genome encodes:
- the Setd6 gene encoding N-lysine methyltransferase SETD6 isoform X2: protein MATRAKRPRVSGGRPARGPPLRSARRSPARAAAPPAPGPVPLCSFPSPTQSAPSARTRRHPRGLSGAGPRHSAPVSQVSRPRASGESESDPVAGFLTWCRRVGLELSPKVAVTRQGTVSGYGMVACESVLPGELLFAVPRAALLSPHTCSIRGLLERERGALQSQSGWVPLLLALLHELQAPASLWSPYFALWPELGHLEHPMFWPEEERRLLLQGTGVPEAVEKDLANIRSEFYSIVLPFMEAHPDLFCPSVRSLELYHQLVALVMAYSFQEPLEEEEDEKEPNSPLMVPAADILNHLANHNANLEYSADYLRMVATQPIPKGHEIFNTYGQMANWQLIHMYGFVEPYPGNTDDTADIQMVTVREAAIQGAKGEAERLQLYERWDFLCKLEMVGEEGAFVIGRKEVLTEEELAATLKVLCMPAEEFREFKDRDGWREDEWEEDRLTVTNIPKLKASWRRLLRDSVLLTLQTYATDLKTEQDILSNKEIYAKLSWREKQALQLSEVCSGWHILQGINLKTPRTFLGLYLILNLFVLPTHKTSIIKGKA, encoded by the exons ATGGCGACCCGGGCCAAGCGCCCGCGGGTGAGTGGCGGGCGGCCGGCACGGGGCCCACCGCTCCGCTCCGCCCGGAGGTCGCCCGCGCGCGCCGCTGCGCCCCCCGCCCCAGGTCCGGTTCCCCTCTgcagcttcccctcccccacgCAAAGCGCCCCTTCCGCGCGCACGCGCCGTCATCCCCGCGGGCTCTCCGGGGCGGGGCCTCGTCACTCTGCTCCTGTATCTCAGGTGTCACGGCCGCGGGCCAGTGGCGAGTCGGAATCCGACCCAGTGGCGGGCTTCCTGACCTGGTGCCGGCGGGTAGGACTGGAGCTGAGCCCCAAG GTGGCGGTGACCCGGCAGGGCACCGTGTCCGGTTACGGCATGGTGGCTTGTGAAAGCGTGCTGCCAGGGGAGCTACTGTTCGCGGTGCCGCGGGCAGCGCTGTTGTCGCCACACACCTGCTCCATCAGGGGCCTGCTGGAGCGAG AGCGAGGCGCGTTGCAGAGCCAGTCGGGCTGGGTGCCGCTGCTGCTGGCGCTGCTCCATGAGCTGCAGGCGCCAGCCTCACTGTGGAGCCCCTACTTTGCGCTCTGGCCTGAGCTGGGCCACTTGGAGCACCCCATGTTCTG GCCAGAAGAGGAGCGCCGGCTCCTGCTGCAAGGCACAGGTGTCCCTGAGGCTGTCGAGAAGGATTTGGCCAACATTCGCAGCGAGTTCTATTCCATCGTGCTTCCCTTCATGGAAGCCCACCCTGATCTCTTCTGCCCCAGCGTTCGCTCCCTGGAACTGTACCACCAGCTAGTGGCCCTTGTGATGGCCTATAG CTTTCAAGAACcactggaggaagaggaagatgaaaagGAGCCGAACTCCCCTTTGATGGTGCCTGCTGCAGACATACTAAACCACTTAGCCAATCACAATGCCAATCTAGAGTACTCTGCA GATTATCTTCGGATGGTTGCTACTCAGCCCATTCCTAAAGGCCATGAGATTTTCAACACTTACGGGCAAATGGCTAATTGGCAACTTATTCACATGTATGGTTTTGTTGAACCATATCCTGGCAACACAGATGACACAGCGGACATTCAGATGGTGACTGTCCGTGAAGCTGCAATACAGG GAGCCAAAGGTGAAGCTGAAAGGCTCCAATTATATGAGCGCTGGGATTTCTTATGCAAACTGGAGATGGTAGGGGAAGAGGGTGCATTTGTGATTGGTCGTAAGGAGGTGCTAACTGAAGAGGAACTGGCTGCCACACTAAAG GTCCTGTGCATGCCTGCTGAGGAATTCAGAGAATTTAAAGACCGAGATGGATGGAGAGAAGATGAATGGGAAGAAGACAGACTAACAGTCACAAATATCCCCAAGCTCAAAGCATCATGGAGACGGCTTCTGCGAGACAGTGTTCTGTTGACTCTGCAGACCTATGCCACAGACTTAAAAACTGAGCAGGATATCCTCAGTAATAAGGAAATCTATGCCAAACTCAGCTGGAGGGAAAAACAGGCCTTACAG TTATCTGAAGTTTGCTCTGGATGGCATATCCTTCAAGGGATAAACCTGAAGACACCAAGGACATTCCTAGGCCTCTATTTAATTTTGAACCTttttgttctccctactcataaaACTTCCATCATTAAAGGTAAGGCATAA
- the Setd6 gene encoding N-lysine methyltransferase SETD6 isoform X6, with the protein MATRAKRPRVSRPRASGESESDPVAGFLTWCRRVGLELSPKVAVTRQGTVSGYGMVACESVLPGELLFAVPRAALLSPHTCSIRGLLERGGHAGGRSHRGGLQSRAGALISVFSPERGALQSQSGWVPLLLALLHELQAPASLWSPYFALWPELGHLEHPMFWPEEERRLLLQGTGVPEAVEKDLANIRSEFYSIVLPFMEAHPDLFCPSVRSLELYHQLVALVMAYSFQEPLEEEEDEKEPNSPLMVPAADILNHLANHNANLEYSADYLRMVATQPIPKGHEIFNTYGQMANWQLIHMYGFVEPYPGNTDDTADIQMVTVREAAIQGAKGEAERLQLYERWDFLCKLEMVGEEGAFVIGRKEVLTEEELAATLKVLCMPAEEFREFKDRDGWREDEWEEDRLTVTNIPKLKASWRRLLRDSVLLTLQTYATDLKTEQDILSNKEIYAKLSWREKQALQLSEVCSGWHILQGINLKTPRTFLGLYLILNLFVLPTHKTSIIKGKA; encoded by the exons ATGGCGACCCGGGCCAAGCGCCCGCGG GTGTCACGGCCGCGGGCCAGTGGCGAGTCGGAATCCGACCCAGTGGCGGGCTTCCTGACCTGGTGCCGGCGGGTAGGACTGGAGCTGAGCCCCAAG GTGGCGGTGACCCGGCAGGGCACCGTGTCCGGTTACGGCATGGTGGCTTGTGAAAGCGTGCTGCCAGGGGAGCTACTGTTCGCGGTGCCGCGGGCAGCGCTGTTGTCGCCACACACCTGCTCCATCAGGGGCCTGCTGGAGCGAGGTGGGCACGCTGGCGGACGGAGTCACCGAGGCGGGCTCCAGAGCCGCGCCGGGGCGCTCATCTCTGTGTTTTCTCCAGAGCGAGGCGCGTTGCAGAGCCAGTCGGGCTGGGTGCCGCTGCTGCTGGCGCTGCTCCATGAGCTGCAGGCGCCAGCCTCACTGTGGAGCCCCTACTTTGCGCTCTGGCCTGAGCTGGGCCACTTGGAGCACCCCATGTTCTG GCCAGAAGAGGAGCGCCGGCTCCTGCTGCAAGGCACAGGTGTCCCTGAGGCTGTCGAGAAGGATTTGGCCAACATTCGCAGCGAGTTCTATTCCATCGTGCTTCCCTTCATGGAAGCCCACCCTGATCTCTTCTGCCCCAGCGTTCGCTCCCTGGAACTGTACCACCAGCTAGTGGCCCTTGTGATGGCCTATAG CTTTCAAGAACcactggaggaagaggaagatgaaaagGAGCCGAACTCCCCTTTGATGGTGCCTGCTGCAGACATACTAAACCACTTAGCCAATCACAATGCCAATCTAGAGTACTCTGCA GATTATCTTCGGATGGTTGCTACTCAGCCCATTCCTAAAGGCCATGAGATTTTCAACACTTACGGGCAAATGGCTAATTGGCAACTTATTCACATGTATGGTTTTGTTGAACCATATCCTGGCAACACAGATGACACAGCGGACATTCAGATGGTGACTGTCCGTGAAGCTGCAATACAGG GAGCCAAAGGTGAAGCTGAAAGGCTCCAATTATATGAGCGCTGGGATTTCTTATGCAAACTGGAGATGGTAGGGGAAGAGGGTGCATTTGTGATTGGTCGTAAGGAGGTGCTAACTGAAGAGGAACTGGCTGCCACACTAAAG GTCCTGTGCATGCCTGCTGAGGAATTCAGAGAATTTAAAGACCGAGATGGATGGAGAGAAGATGAATGGGAAGAAGACAGACTAACAGTCACAAATATCCCCAAGCTCAAAGCATCATGGAGACGGCTTCTGCGAGACAGTGTTCTGTTGACTCTGCAGACCTATGCCACAGACTTAAAAACTGAGCAGGATATCCTCAGTAATAAGGAAATCTATGCCAAACTCAGCTGGAGGGAAAAACAGGCCTTACAG TTATCTGAAGTTTGCTCTGGATGGCATATCCTTCAAGGGATAAACCTGAAGACACCAAGGACATTCCTAGGCCTCTATTTAATTTTGAACCTttttgttctccctactcataaaACTTCCATCATTAAAGGTAAGGCATAA
- the Setd6 gene encoding N-lysine methyltransferase SETD6 isoform X7, which yields MVACESVLPGELLFAVPRAALLSPHTCSIRGLLERGGHAGGRSHRGGLQSRAGALISVFSPERGALQSQSGWVPLLLALLHELQAPASLWSPYFALWPELGHLEHPMFWPEEERRLLLQGTGVPEAVEKDLANIRSEFYSIVLPFMEAHPDLFCPSVRSLELYHQLVALVMAYSFQEPLEEEEDEKEPNSPLMVPAADILNHLANHNANLEYSADYLRMVATQPIPKGHEIFNTYGQMANWQLIHMYGFVEPYPGNTDDTADIQMVTVREAAIQGAKGEAERLQLYERWDFLCKLEMVGEEGAFVIGRKEVLTEEELAATLKVLCMPAEEFREFKDRDGWREDEWEEDRLTVTNIPKLKASWRRLLRDSVLLTLQTYATDLKTEQDILSNKEIYAKLSWREKQALQLSEVCSGWHILQGINLKTPRTFLGLYLILNLFVLPTHKTSIIKGKA from the exons ATGGTGGCTTGTGAAAGCGTGCTGCCAGGGGAGCTACTGTTCGCGGTGCCGCGGGCAGCGCTGTTGTCGCCACACACCTGCTCCATCAGGGGCCTGCTGGAGCGAGGTGGGCACGCTGGCGGACGGAGTCACCGAGGCGGGCTCCAGAGCCGCGCCGGGGCGCTCATCTCTGTGTTTTCTCCAGAGCGAGGCGCGTTGCAGAGCCAGTCGGGCTGGGTGCCGCTGCTGCTGGCGCTGCTCCATGAGCTGCAGGCGCCAGCCTCACTGTGGAGCCCCTACTTTGCGCTCTGGCCTGAGCTGGGCCACTTGGAGCACCCCATGTTCTG GCCAGAAGAGGAGCGCCGGCTCCTGCTGCAAGGCACAGGTGTCCCTGAGGCTGTCGAGAAGGATTTGGCCAACATTCGCAGCGAGTTCTATTCCATCGTGCTTCCCTTCATGGAAGCCCACCCTGATCTCTTCTGCCCCAGCGTTCGCTCCCTGGAACTGTACCACCAGCTAGTGGCCCTTGTGATGGCCTATAG CTTTCAAGAACcactggaggaagaggaagatgaaaagGAGCCGAACTCCCCTTTGATGGTGCCTGCTGCAGACATACTAAACCACTTAGCCAATCACAATGCCAATCTAGAGTACTCTGCA GATTATCTTCGGATGGTTGCTACTCAGCCCATTCCTAAAGGCCATGAGATTTTCAACACTTACGGGCAAATGGCTAATTGGCAACTTATTCACATGTATGGTTTTGTTGAACCATATCCTGGCAACACAGATGACACAGCGGACATTCAGATGGTGACTGTCCGTGAAGCTGCAATACAGG GAGCCAAAGGTGAAGCTGAAAGGCTCCAATTATATGAGCGCTGGGATTTCTTATGCAAACTGGAGATGGTAGGGGAAGAGGGTGCATTTGTGATTGGTCGTAAGGAGGTGCTAACTGAAGAGGAACTGGCTGCCACACTAAAG GTCCTGTGCATGCCTGCTGAGGAATTCAGAGAATTTAAAGACCGAGATGGATGGAGAGAAGATGAATGGGAAGAAGACAGACTAACAGTCACAAATATCCCCAAGCTCAAAGCATCATGGAGACGGCTTCTGCGAGACAGTGTTCTGTTGACTCTGCAGACCTATGCCACAGACTTAAAAACTGAGCAGGATATCCTCAGTAATAAGGAAATCTATGCCAAACTCAGCTGGAGGGAAAAACAGGCCTTACAG TTATCTGAAGTTTGCTCTGGATGGCATATCCTTCAAGGGATAAACCTGAAGACACCAAGGACATTCCTAGGCCTCTATTTAATTTTGAACCTttttgttctccctactcataaaACTTCCATCATTAAAGGTAAGGCATAA
- the Setd6 gene encoding N-lysine methyltransferase SETD6 isoform X1, protein MATRAKRPRVSGGRPARGPPLRSARRSPARAAAPPAPGPVPLCSFPSPTQSAPSARTRRHPRGLSGAGPRHSAPVSQVSRPRASGESESDPVAGFLTWCRRVGLELSPKVAVTRQGTVSGYGMVACESVLPGELLFAVPRAALLSPHTCSIRGLLERGGHAGGRSHRGGLQSRAGALISVFSPERGALQSQSGWVPLLLALLHELQAPASLWSPYFALWPELGHLEHPMFWPEEERRLLLQGTGVPEAVEKDLANIRSEFYSIVLPFMEAHPDLFCPSVRSLELYHQLVALVMAYSFQEPLEEEEDEKEPNSPLMVPAADILNHLANHNANLEYSADYLRMVATQPIPKGHEIFNTYGQMANWQLIHMYGFVEPYPGNTDDTADIQMVTVREAAIQGAKGEAERLQLYERWDFLCKLEMVGEEGAFVIGRKEVLTEEELAATLKVLCMPAEEFREFKDRDGWREDEWEEDRLTVTNIPKLKASWRRLLRDSVLLTLQTYATDLKTEQDILSNKEIYAKLSWREKQALQLSEVCSGWHILQGINLKTPRTFLGLYLILNLFVLPTHKTSIIKGKA, encoded by the exons ATGGCGACCCGGGCCAAGCGCCCGCGGGTGAGTGGCGGGCGGCCGGCACGGGGCCCACCGCTCCGCTCCGCCCGGAGGTCGCCCGCGCGCGCCGCTGCGCCCCCCGCCCCAGGTCCGGTTCCCCTCTgcagcttcccctcccccacgCAAAGCGCCCCTTCCGCGCGCACGCGCCGTCATCCCCGCGGGCTCTCCGGGGCGGGGCCTCGTCACTCTGCTCCTGTATCTCAGGTGTCACGGCCGCGGGCCAGTGGCGAGTCGGAATCCGACCCAGTGGCGGGCTTCCTGACCTGGTGCCGGCGGGTAGGACTGGAGCTGAGCCCCAAG GTGGCGGTGACCCGGCAGGGCACCGTGTCCGGTTACGGCATGGTGGCTTGTGAAAGCGTGCTGCCAGGGGAGCTACTGTTCGCGGTGCCGCGGGCAGCGCTGTTGTCGCCACACACCTGCTCCATCAGGGGCCTGCTGGAGCGAGGTGGGCACGCTGGCGGACGGAGTCACCGAGGCGGGCTCCAGAGCCGCGCCGGGGCGCTCATCTCTGTGTTTTCTCCAGAGCGAGGCGCGTTGCAGAGCCAGTCGGGCTGGGTGCCGCTGCTGCTGGCGCTGCTCCATGAGCTGCAGGCGCCAGCCTCACTGTGGAGCCCCTACTTTGCGCTCTGGCCTGAGCTGGGCCACTTGGAGCACCCCATGTTCTG GCCAGAAGAGGAGCGCCGGCTCCTGCTGCAAGGCACAGGTGTCCCTGAGGCTGTCGAGAAGGATTTGGCCAACATTCGCAGCGAGTTCTATTCCATCGTGCTTCCCTTCATGGAAGCCCACCCTGATCTCTTCTGCCCCAGCGTTCGCTCCCTGGAACTGTACCACCAGCTAGTGGCCCTTGTGATGGCCTATAG CTTTCAAGAACcactggaggaagaggaagatgaaaagGAGCCGAACTCCCCTTTGATGGTGCCTGCTGCAGACATACTAAACCACTTAGCCAATCACAATGCCAATCTAGAGTACTCTGCA GATTATCTTCGGATGGTTGCTACTCAGCCCATTCCTAAAGGCCATGAGATTTTCAACACTTACGGGCAAATGGCTAATTGGCAACTTATTCACATGTATGGTTTTGTTGAACCATATCCTGGCAACACAGATGACACAGCGGACATTCAGATGGTGACTGTCCGTGAAGCTGCAATACAGG GAGCCAAAGGTGAAGCTGAAAGGCTCCAATTATATGAGCGCTGGGATTTCTTATGCAAACTGGAGATGGTAGGGGAAGAGGGTGCATTTGTGATTGGTCGTAAGGAGGTGCTAACTGAAGAGGAACTGGCTGCCACACTAAAG GTCCTGTGCATGCCTGCTGAGGAATTCAGAGAATTTAAAGACCGAGATGGATGGAGAGAAGATGAATGGGAAGAAGACAGACTAACAGTCACAAATATCCCCAAGCTCAAAGCATCATGGAGACGGCTTCTGCGAGACAGTGTTCTGTTGACTCTGCAGACCTATGCCACAGACTTAAAAACTGAGCAGGATATCCTCAGTAATAAGGAAATCTATGCCAAACTCAGCTGGAGGGAAAAACAGGCCTTACAG TTATCTGAAGTTTGCTCTGGATGGCATATCCTTCAAGGGATAAACCTGAAGACACCAAGGACATTCCTAGGCCTCTATTTAATTTTGAACCTttttgttctccctactcataaaACTTCCATCATTAAAGGTAAGGCATAA
- the Setd6 gene encoding N-lysine methyltransferase SETD6 isoform X4, with amino-acid sequence MATRAKRPRVSGGRPARGPPLRSARRSPARAAAPPAPGPVPLCSFPSPTQSAPSARTRRHPRGLSGAGPRHSAPVSQVSRPRASGESESDPVAGFLTWCRRVGLELSPKVAVTRQGTVSGYGMVACESVLPGELLFAVPRAALLSPHTCSIRGLLERGGHAGGRSHRGGLQSRAGALISVFSPERGALQSQSGWVPLLLALLHELQAPASLWSPYFALWPELGHLEHPMFWPEEERRLLLQGTGVPEAVEKDLANIRSEFYSIVLPFMEAHPDLFCPSVRSLELYHQLVALVMAYSFQEPLEEEEDEKEPNSPLMVPAADILNHLANHNANLEYSADYLRMVATQPIPKGHEIFNTYGQMANWQLIHMYGFVEPYPGNTDDTADIQMVTVREAAIQGAKGEAERLQLYERWDFLCKLEMVGEEGAFVIGRKEVLTEEELAATLKVLCMPAEEFREFKDRDGWREDEWEEDRLTVTNIPKLKASWRRLLRDSVLLTLQTYATDLKTEQDILSNKEIYAKLSWREKQALQPSFPFGGFNK; translated from the exons ATGGCGACCCGGGCCAAGCGCCCGCGGGTGAGTGGCGGGCGGCCGGCACGGGGCCCACCGCTCCGCTCCGCCCGGAGGTCGCCCGCGCGCGCCGCTGCGCCCCCCGCCCCAGGTCCGGTTCCCCTCTgcagcttcccctcccccacgCAAAGCGCCCCTTCCGCGCGCACGCGCCGTCATCCCCGCGGGCTCTCCGGGGCGGGGCCTCGTCACTCTGCTCCTGTATCTCAGGTGTCACGGCCGCGGGCCAGTGGCGAGTCGGAATCCGACCCAGTGGCGGGCTTCCTGACCTGGTGCCGGCGGGTAGGACTGGAGCTGAGCCCCAAG GTGGCGGTGACCCGGCAGGGCACCGTGTCCGGTTACGGCATGGTGGCTTGTGAAAGCGTGCTGCCAGGGGAGCTACTGTTCGCGGTGCCGCGGGCAGCGCTGTTGTCGCCACACACCTGCTCCATCAGGGGCCTGCTGGAGCGAGGTGGGCACGCTGGCGGACGGAGTCACCGAGGCGGGCTCCAGAGCCGCGCCGGGGCGCTCATCTCTGTGTTTTCTCCAGAGCGAGGCGCGTTGCAGAGCCAGTCGGGCTGGGTGCCGCTGCTGCTGGCGCTGCTCCATGAGCTGCAGGCGCCAGCCTCACTGTGGAGCCCCTACTTTGCGCTCTGGCCTGAGCTGGGCCACTTGGAGCACCCCATGTTCTG GCCAGAAGAGGAGCGCCGGCTCCTGCTGCAAGGCACAGGTGTCCCTGAGGCTGTCGAGAAGGATTTGGCCAACATTCGCAGCGAGTTCTATTCCATCGTGCTTCCCTTCATGGAAGCCCACCCTGATCTCTTCTGCCCCAGCGTTCGCTCCCTGGAACTGTACCACCAGCTAGTGGCCCTTGTGATGGCCTATAG CTTTCAAGAACcactggaggaagaggaagatgaaaagGAGCCGAACTCCCCTTTGATGGTGCCTGCTGCAGACATACTAAACCACTTAGCCAATCACAATGCCAATCTAGAGTACTCTGCA GATTATCTTCGGATGGTTGCTACTCAGCCCATTCCTAAAGGCCATGAGATTTTCAACACTTACGGGCAAATGGCTAATTGGCAACTTATTCACATGTATGGTTTTGTTGAACCATATCCTGGCAACACAGATGACACAGCGGACATTCAGATGGTGACTGTCCGTGAAGCTGCAATACAGG GAGCCAAAGGTGAAGCTGAAAGGCTCCAATTATATGAGCGCTGGGATTTCTTATGCAAACTGGAGATGGTAGGGGAAGAGGGTGCATTTGTGATTGGTCGTAAGGAGGTGCTAACTGAAGAGGAACTGGCTGCCACACTAAAG GTCCTGTGCATGCCTGCTGAGGAATTCAGAGAATTTAAAGACCGAGATGGATGGAGAGAAGATGAATGGGAAGAAGACAGACTAACAGTCACAAATATCCCCAAGCTCAAAGCATCATGGAGACGGCTTCTGCGAGACAGTGTTCTGTTGACTCTGCAGACCTATGCCACAGACTTAAAAACTGAGCAGGATATCCTCAGTAATAAGGAAATCTATGCCAAACTCAGCTGGAGGGAAAAACAGGCCTTACAG cctTCATTCCCTTTTGGAGGTTTTAATAAGTGA
- the Setd6 gene encoding N-lysine methyltransferase SETD6 isoform X8 has product MATRAKRPRVSRPRASGESESDPVAGFLTWCRRVGLELSPKVAVTRQGTVSGYGMVACESVLPGELLFAVPRAALLSPHTCSIRGLLERERGALQSQSGWVPLLLALLHELQAPASLWSPYFALWPELGHLEHPMFWPEEERRLLLQGTGVPEAVEKDLANIRSEFYSIVLPFMEAHPDLFCPSVRSLELYHQLVALVMAYSFQEPLEEEEDEKEPNSPLMVPAADILNHLANHNANLEYSADYLRMVATQPIPKGHEIFNTYGQMANWQLIHMYGFVEPYPGNTDDTADIQMVTVREAAIQGAKGEAERLQLYERWDFLCKLEMVGEEGAFVIGRKEVLTEEELAATLKVLCMPAEEFREFKDRDGWREDEWEEDRLTVTNIPKLKASWRRLLRDSVLLTLQTYATDLKTEQDILSNKEIYAKLSWREKQALQVRYGQKMILHQLLELTS; this is encoded by the exons ATGGCGACCCGGGCCAAGCGCCCGCGG GTGTCACGGCCGCGGGCCAGTGGCGAGTCGGAATCCGACCCAGTGGCGGGCTTCCTGACCTGGTGCCGGCGGGTAGGACTGGAGCTGAGCCCCAAG GTGGCGGTGACCCGGCAGGGCACCGTGTCCGGTTACGGCATGGTGGCTTGTGAAAGCGTGCTGCCAGGGGAGCTACTGTTCGCGGTGCCGCGGGCAGCGCTGTTGTCGCCACACACCTGCTCCATCAGGGGCCTGCTGGAGCGAG AGCGAGGCGCGTTGCAGAGCCAGTCGGGCTGGGTGCCGCTGCTGCTGGCGCTGCTCCATGAGCTGCAGGCGCCAGCCTCACTGTGGAGCCCCTACTTTGCGCTCTGGCCTGAGCTGGGCCACTTGGAGCACCCCATGTTCTG GCCAGAAGAGGAGCGCCGGCTCCTGCTGCAAGGCACAGGTGTCCCTGAGGCTGTCGAGAAGGATTTGGCCAACATTCGCAGCGAGTTCTATTCCATCGTGCTTCCCTTCATGGAAGCCCACCCTGATCTCTTCTGCCCCAGCGTTCGCTCCCTGGAACTGTACCACCAGCTAGTGGCCCTTGTGATGGCCTATAG CTTTCAAGAACcactggaggaagaggaagatgaaaagGAGCCGAACTCCCCTTTGATGGTGCCTGCTGCAGACATACTAAACCACTTAGCCAATCACAATGCCAATCTAGAGTACTCTGCA GATTATCTTCGGATGGTTGCTACTCAGCCCATTCCTAAAGGCCATGAGATTTTCAACACTTACGGGCAAATGGCTAATTGGCAACTTATTCACATGTATGGTTTTGTTGAACCATATCCTGGCAACACAGATGACACAGCGGACATTCAGATGGTGACTGTCCGTGAAGCTGCAATACAGG GAGCCAAAGGTGAAGCTGAAAGGCTCCAATTATATGAGCGCTGGGATTTCTTATGCAAACTGGAGATGGTAGGGGAAGAGGGTGCATTTGTGATTGGTCGTAAGGAGGTGCTAACTGAAGAGGAACTGGCTGCCACACTAAAG GTCCTGTGCATGCCTGCTGAGGAATTCAGAGAATTTAAAGACCGAGATGGATGGAGAGAAGATGAATGGGAAGAAGACAGACTAACAGTCACAAATATCCCCAAGCTCAAAGCATCATGGAGACGGCTTCTGCGAGACAGTGTTCTGTTGACTCTGCAGACCTATGCCACAGACTTAAAAACTGAGCAGGATATCCTCAGTAATAAGGAAATCTATGCCAAACTCAGCTGGAGGGAAAAACAGGCCTTACAGGTTCGTTACGGTCAGAAGATGATCTTACATCAGCTGTTGGAACTGACAAGTTAG
- the Setd6 gene encoding N-lysine methyltransferase SETD6 isoform X5, whose translation MATRAKRPRVSGGRPARGPPLRSARRSPARAAAPPAPGPVPLCSFPSPTQSAPSARTRRHPRGLSGAGPRHSAPVSQVSRPRASGESESDPVAGFLTWCRRVGLELSPKVAVTRQGTVSGYGMVACESVLPGELLFAVPRAALLSPHTCSIRGLLERERGALQSQSGWVPLLLALLHELQAPASLWSPYFALWPELGHLEHPMFWPEEERRLLLQGTGVPEAVEKDLANIRSEFYSIVLPFMEAHPDLFCPSVRSLELYHQLVALVMAYSFQEPLEEEEDEKEPNSPLMVPAADILNHLANHNANLEYSADYLRMVATQPIPKGHEIFNTYGQMANWQLIHMYGFVEPYPGNTDDTADIQMVTVREAAIQGAKGEAERLQLYERWDFLCKLEMVGEEGAFVIGRKEVLTEEELAATLKVLCMPAEEFREFKDRDGWREDEWEEDRLTVTNIPKLKASWRRLLRDSVLLTLQTYATDLKTEQDILSNKEIYAKLSWREKQALQVRYGQKMILHQLLELTS comes from the exons ATGGCGACCCGGGCCAAGCGCCCGCGGGTGAGTGGCGGGCGGCCGGCACGGGGCCCACCGCTCCGCTCCGCCCGGAGGTCGCCCGCGCGCGCCGCTGCGCCCCCCGCCCCAGGTCCGGTTCCCCTCTgcagcttcccctcccccacgCAAAGCGCCCCTTCCGCGCGCACGCGCCGTCATCCCCGCGGGCTCTCCGGGGCGGGGCCTCGTCACTCTGCTCCTGTATCTCAGGTGTCACGGCCGCGGGCCAGTGGCGAGTCGGAATCCGACCCAGTGGCGGGCTTCCTGACCTGGTGCCGGCGGGTAGGACTGGAGCTGAGCCCCAAG GTGGCGGTGACCCGGCAGGGCACCGTGTCCGGTTACGGCATGGTGGCTTGTGAAAGCGTGCTGCCAGGGGAGCTACTGTTCGCGGTGCCGCGGGCAGCGCTGTTGTCGCCACACACCTGCTCCATCAGGGGCCTGCTGGAGCGAG AGCGAGGCGCGTTGCAGAGCCAGTCGGGCTGGGTGCCGCTGCTGCTGGCGCTGCTCCATGAGCTGCAGGCGCCAGCCTCACTGTGGAGCCCCTACTTTGCGCTCTGGCCTGAGCTGGGCCACTTGGAGCACCCCATGTTCTG GCCAGAAGAGGAGCGCCGGCTCCTGCTGCAAGGCACAGGTGTCCCTGAGGCTGTCGAGAAGGATTTGGCCAACATTCGCAGCGAGTTCTATTCCATCGTGCTTCCCTTCATGGAAGCCCACCCTGATCTCTTCTGCCCCAGCGTTCGCTCCCTGGAACTGTACCACCAGCTAGTGGCCCTTGTGATGGCCTATAG CTTTCAAGAACcactggaggaagaggaagatgaaaagGAGCCGAACTCCCCTTTGATGGTGCCTGCTGCAGACATACTAAACCACTTAGCCAATCACAATGCCAATCTAGAGTACTCTGCA GATTATCTTCGGATGGTTGCTACTCAGCCCATTCCTAAAGGCCATGAGATTTTCAACACTTACGGGCAAATGGCTAATTGGCAACTTATTCACATGTATGGTTTTGTTGAACCATATCCTGGCAACACAGATGACACAGCGGACATTCAGATGGTGACTGTCCGTGAAGCTGCAATACAGG GAGCCAAAGGTGAAGCTGAAAGGCTCCAATTATATGAGCGCTGGGATTTCTTATGCAAACTGGAGATGGTAGGGGAAGAGGGTGCATTTGTGATTGGTCGTAAGGAGGTGCTAACTGAAGAGGAACTGGCTGCCACACTAAAG GTCCTGTGCATGCCTGCTGAGGAATTCAGAGAATTTAAAGACCGAGATGGATGGAGAGAAGATGAATGGGAAGAAGACAGACTAACAGTCACAAATATCCCCAAGCTCAAAGCATCATGGAGACGGCTTCTGCGAGACAGTGTTCTGTTGACTCTGCAGACCTATGCCACAGACTTAAAAACTGAGCAGGATATCCTCAGTAATAAGGAAATCTATGCCAAACTCAGCTGGAGGGAAAAACAGGCCTTACAGGTTCGTTACGGTCAGAAGATGATCTTACATCAGCTGTTGGAACTGACAAGTTAG